The nucleotide window TGAAACGGATATCTCATGGTCTTAATTGTATGTTATATATTAAAAACAGGATAAAAAATGTTTCAAGTAGTGAAGAACTCCATAGAATAACACCATATAAAATATGGCATGCAGTGAAACTGATTCCCCAAGCAGCAGAGGGTTATACTATACTAATTTCTATTGAAGAGATTATATTTACCAGTGAAAGGTTAAAATCAGACAGGGTGAAACTTAAAAATGTTAAATTTCATCTAAAAAAAGCTAAGAAGATTTTCATGTCCTTATTGGTTTTGGATGAAAATTCTGACTTTCAAACTGCAGAAAAATCTCGTTTAAAAGCTTATGAAGAAATAAAAACAGTGGAAGAGAGAGGGGATATTTAAAAAGTATTTTTAACTCTTTTTGAACAGGATTCATTATTTGGGGCCTTAATATACTTTTCTATTTTAATTTTTATTATTTTGTCCAATTTCAGCCAATATTATTCATTTATTCAATCTATTTTTCCAATCTTCAAGTTTGTGCACATTCTGTATAGTTTAATAGATTGTAGTTTTGTAATACGAAAATATATAAACTATAATATTCAAATTAATATAAATAAAATTGTTTATGGATCAATTAATGGACCCATAATCATTAAATTAAACTCATAATCATTAAATTATTGTTCAATGAATAGTATCATAACTCCTTACCTATTATTTTCCACTTATGATCTGCATTGAATTATTCTGTTACAACGGTTATTTGTGAACTGGGGGTGCACAGTGACCAATGAAACAAAAACACTAAGTAAAAAAGAATCTGTTAATTCTACCAGTATGGAAGGGATGATAGGGACTTTTGAAAGTATTGCTAACAATCCCTTTTCCAGACTACTTCTTAAAAAAACCATGAACTACTGTGAAAAAGATGGAGCTAACCGTGTTGATGTTGGGTTAGAGCTCAGTTTGGGCCACAGGGACCATGCGTGTTTAAAATGTACATTATTATCTAAGGTCCTATCTTTCATTATAAACAAGGGATCTACTAATTTTGGGGTTTCAGAAGCCCAGCTCATGGATGTAATGGAAGATCCATACTGGGTAAAAGGTTTAAGCAGTGTAATTAAAGGTATTGCTTTATTTGGTGTTCAAAAACCCTTTGTGCCCGGTGCACCATTCCAAGTGGTCTGGAACATCACCCGAAGGTGTAATATGCACTGTGAACACTGCTACGAAAACGCAGGTAAGAAAGATAGTGATGAACTTAGCTCCAGTGAGATAATAAGGGGATTGGATTCACTTGCAGAAGCAGGTGTAACATCTGTTGCTTTTTCAGGAGGTGAACCTATCCTACACCCCCATATTCATGGTTTCATAGAGCACGCAAATGATCAGGGAATGTTTGTGGCCATGGCCACCAATGGATACGGACTCTCCAAACCATCTACTGTCAGTAAATTTGCGGACTCAGGACTGGAGTTTGTGCAGATCAGTCTGGATGGTTTAGATGCCGGGACCCATGATACATTCAGGGGAGTCAGTGGTGCATGGGATAAGGCAGTTCAGGCTATTGCAAACTGTGTAGATGCTGGGTTTTTCGTGGAAGTAGCCACCACAGTTACTGAACACAACTACAGTGAAATACCCCTGATGACTGATTTTGTAAGAGATCTTGGTGTGCAGTGGTTCATGTTATACAACTTCATACCCACTGGAAATGGCAGGAAAATTGCAAAGATGGATATTTCACCTGAAAAAAGGCAGAAATTACTGGAAACTGCTTATGCTCAAAATGGGGGAGGAAACATGCAGATTTTATCCACAGCACCACAGTATGCAACAGTTGCTGAATCATTAGCCTCAAAAGAAGCTCAAGTAATCCCCACACACTTTTACAATCCAGAATATACCAATAATTCCCTAAAAAAACTGGCTGACTTTATTGGTGGATGTGGTGCTGGGAGGTTTTACCTCAGCATAGAACCCAATGGAGATATATTTCCCTGTGTCTTTTTCCCGCATAATGAGGATGTACTTCTTGGTAACATCTTATTGGATGATTTCAATGTAATATGGCAATCCAATGACATTTTAATGAAACTCAGGAACAAGAATATTCTCCAGGGACATTGTGGGGTTTGTAACTCCCGAAACATTTGTGGGGGTTGCAGAGCCCGGGCATACATTTATTTCAATGATATTTTAGCTCCGGATCCAGGGTGTGTTAACAATTACAGTGAATGGCTGAAAATCAAAAAAGAACTTCCTGAAAATGCACAAGAATTACCAGATGGTCGAATTTTAATTGATCTAGAATCTGCAGGTTGATAGTATGGATGTCATGTTAATCAATCCTTATGATGAGAACGCTGTGAAGAATGGGCTGGGGTTTATCACTCCTCCTTTAAATTTAATGTACCTGGCGTCATCCCTGGAAAATGCTTCTTTTTCAGTGAAAATAGTTGATGATGATCTGTTGCAGATGGGATATGAAAAGATATCCCAACTGGCGGCCAAGCTCAATCCCCAGATCATTGCCATCACTGCCACCACTTCCACAATAAAAACAGCACTGAAATATGTGAAGTTAATCAAAAAACTCTTACCAAACTCTTTAT belongs to uncultured Methanobacterium sp. and includes:
- a CDS encoding radical SAM protein yields the protein MTNETKTLSKKESVNSTSMEGMIGTFESIANNPFSRLLLKKTMNYCEKDGANRVDVGLELSLGHRDHACLKCTLLSKVLSFIINKGSTNFGVSEAQLMDVMEDPYWVKGLSSVIKGIALFGVQKPFVPGAPFQVVWNITRRCNMHCEHCYENAGKKDSDELSSSEIIRGLDSLAEAGVTSVAFSGGEPILHPHIHGFIEHANDQGMFVAMATNGYGLSKPSTVSKFADSGLEFVQISLDGLDAGTHDTFRGVSGAWDKAVQAIANCVDAGFFVEVATTVTEHNYSEIPLMTDFVRDLGVQWFMLYNFIPTGNGRKIAKMDISPEKRQKLLETAYAQNGGGNMQILSTAPQYATVAESLASKEAQVIPTHFYNPEYTNNSLKKLADFIGGCGAGRFYLSIEPNGDIFPCVFFPHNEDVLLGNILLDDFNVIWQSNDILMKLRNKNILQGHCGVCNSRNICGGCRARAYIYFNDILAPDPGCVNNYSEWLKIKKELPENAQELPDGRILIDLESAG